A genomic stretch from Bacteroidota bacterium includes:
- a CDS encoding Crp/Fnr family transcriptional regulator: protein MQSMLLKIKSSVTHKTFILSDCIFASMLPLPIQEKLIFKDTALLDEINRYGRLKTVGKDEALINTGDEIVFIPIVLSGCIRIIRQDEEGREVFLYHLYPGQTCAMSLTCCQIGKKSMIKAVAEDDTEVLQIPVGQTEDWFKYAEWKTFVSNNYNNRFAELLQVVDLIAFSNLDKQLLHYLTERSKALTTKTLDITHQQIADELHTHREVISRLLRTMEQKGLVKLGRNSVELI from the coding sequence ATGCAATCAATGCTGCTAAAAATTAAGTCTAGCGTTACGCACAAAACATTTATACTGTCTGATTGTATCTTTGCCAGTATGCTGCCCCTTCCTATACAAGAAAAACTGATTTTTAAAGATACAGCCCTACTTGATGAGATAAACCGATATGGCCGACTGAAAACAGTGGGCAAGGACGAAGCACTTATTAATACCGGAGATGAAATTGTTTTTATACCCATTGTATTAAGCGGTTGCATACGGATTATACGACAAGATGAGGAAGGCCGCGAGGTATTCTTATATCACTTGTATCCGGGGCAAACTTGTGCTATGTCGCTTACTTGCTGCCAAATAGGTAAAAAAAGTATGATAAAAGCCGTAGCCGAAGACGATACAGAGGTTTTGCAAATACCTGTAGGGCAAACCGAAGACTGGTTTAAATATGCCGAATGGAAAACCTTTGTGAGCAACAACTACAACAACCGATTTGCTGAATTATTACAAGTGGTGGATTTGATTGCATTTAGCAATCTCGATAAACAGTTGCTGCATTACCTTACCGAACGCAGCAAGGCCCTTACTACTAAAACACTGGATATTACCCACCAACAAATTGCTGATGAACTGCATACCCACCGCGAGGTAATTAGCCGATTACTGCGTACGATGGAGCAAAAAGGATTGGTAAAATTAGGCCGTAACAGCGTAGAGCTGATATAA
- a CDS encoding GNAT family N-acetyltransferase, whose amino-acid sequence MSQIRRSRKPRLKQRHATPDDFHDIIKLSKICFPEHQPWKLEMLESQYTMFPEGMQVIEYDGEIVGSATSLIVNMEDYTDNHTWAEVCDNGYITNHDPEGDTLYGIEVMVHPEYQGLKIGRRLYEMRRQLCEDLNLKEILIGGRIPNFFKYEEEFGARAYLKRVLDKKIKDPVVNFQLSQGFQIRKIIKDYLPSDWESGGYGVLMEWNNIDYVPETPERSVLMKNIRICCIQYELRKIQSFEDFATQCEFFTDVASNYKSDFALFPELFTTQLLSFIDSSEMSIEDSIRKLDDYTGDFINLFSRLSLEYNINIIAGTHLVVEGGDLYNVSFLFKRDGTFEKQYKIHVTPNESKWWGVKAGNEIKVFNTDCGKIGINICYDSEFPEIARIMAQKGAKVIFVPFCTDERHGYLRVKLCSQARAIENQIYVATAGTIGNIPSVENMDINYAQSGIYTPSDFAFPPEAVAGECSPNLETVVIADLDLATLERTRKSGTVTNWRDRREDMYRVVEVE is encoded by the coding sequence CTGGAAAGCCAGTACACGATGTTTCCCGAAGGAATGCAGGTGATTGAATACGACGGAGAAATTGTGGGTAGTGCCACCAGTTTGATTGTGAACATGGAAGACTATACCGATAACCACACTTGGGCAGAGGTATGCGATAACGGTTACATTACCAACCACGACCCTGAAGGCGATACTTTGTATGGAATTGAGGTGATGGTGCACCCCGAATATCAAGGCTTGAAAATTGGCCGCCGTTTGTATGAAATGCGCCGCCAGCTTTGCGAGGATTTGAACTTAAAAGAAATTTTGATTGGGGGTCGTATTCCTAACTTTTTTAAGTACGAGGAAGAGTTTGGTGCGCGGGCATACCTGAAAAGGGTATTGGATAAGAAGATTAAAGACCCTGTGGTGAATTTTCAGCTTTCGCAAGGGTTTCAAATCCGTAAGATAATAAAAGACTACCTGCCCAGCGACTGGGAGAGCGGTGGCTATGGGGTGCTGATGGAGTGGAACAACATTGACTATGTGCCTGAAACACCGGAACGTAGCGTGTTGATGAAAAACATCCGTATTTGTTGCATACAGTATGAGTTGCGTAAAATACAGTCGTTTGAAGATTTTGCCACCCAATGCGAGTTTTTTACCGATGTGGCTTCTAACTACAAATCGGATTTTGCGTTGTTTCCTGAACTGTTTACCACCCAATTGCTATCGTTTATTGATTCTTCGGAAATGAGTATCGAGGATAGCATTCGTAAGCTGGATGATTACACGGGCGATTTTATTAACCTGTTTTCTCGTCTTTCGTTAGAGTATAACATTAATATTATAGCCGGAACCCACTTGGTGGTTGAAGGTGGAGATTTGTACAACGTTTCGTTTTTGTTTAAACGCGACGGTACTTTTGAGAAACAATACAAAATACACGTTACCCCTAACGAATCGAAATGGTGGGGTGTGAAAGCAGGGAATGAAATAAAAGTGTTTAATACCGATTGCGGTAAGATTGGTATAAACATTTGTTACGACTCTGAATTCCCTGAAATTGCCCGTATCATGGCACAAAAAGGAGCTAAAGTGATTTTTGTACCTTTTTGTACCGATGAGCGACACGGTTATTTGCGCGTAAAACTATGCTCACAAGCCCGCGCTATCGAAAATCAGATATATGTGGCAACGGCCGGAACGATTGGAAACATTCCTTCGGTAGAGAATATGGACATTAACTATGCCCAAAGCGGTATTTATACACCCAGCGATTTTGCGTTCCCGCCGGAGGCAGTTGCGGGTGAATGCAGTCCTAACTTGGAAACAGTGGTAATTGCCGACCTTGACTTGGCTACGCTGGAACGTACCCGCAAAAGCGGTACGGTTACTAACTGGCGCGACCGACGTGAGGATATGTATAGGGTGGTAGAAGTGGAGTAG